One part of the bacterium genome encodes these proteins:
- a CDS encoding error-prone DNA polymerase yields MMYTPLWCKTHFSFLEGASSPEELIETAARLGLTEIAVTDRDGVYGVVEAYSAAKERGVRLITGAQVTVAERVPDTPLPTKLKPGSKARSPVPLLRPGDSTLILLAADRGGYGNLCRLLTAGRLRSMKGVSRVSWREVAEHAAGLVALWGGETSALAAAGPDPDIPAALLREAFGDRLYALVGRHRRDLEVVQERRLRDRATRHGLPIVAGHEVLYHAPSRRPLQDVVTCIRHGIDLPAAGTRIKPNAEHALKNRAEFAALFADDPDAVARTREVAERCTFALNELRYRYPLERLPEGTTSSAWLRTLTFAGAAERYGGRVPSEVAAQLDRELEIIGDLDYGGYFLTMHEIVQYCRAHGILCQGRGSAANSAVCYCLGITAVNPVRTDLLFERFLSRERAEPPDIDLDVQHNRREEVIQWVYETYGRDRAAMVANVIRYRFRSAVRDAGKALGLPLVALDRVAKLVWHEDEATSKLLRDAGLDPARPLHQHLVRIAGEMQDMPRHLSIHPGGFLLGHEPVSQIVPIENATMPDRTVIQWDKDSVEGIGLFKVDVLALGGLSLLDIGFRLLDEHGVRAAGGRVLSMATIPEGDRETYEMMSRADTIGVFQVESRAQMSMLPRLRPKTFDDLVVQISIVRPGPIVGGMVHPYLRRRAGEEPVEYPHPSLEPVLAKTLGVPIFQEQVIRIAMVAADYTPGEADQLRRDMAAWRRSGRLERHHDRLVGALVAKGVTAEMAERVFEQIKGFGEYGFPLSHGASFALIAYATGYLKCHHHPEFTCGLLNAQPMGFYAPSTLVDDAKRHGVEVRPIDVTASDWDCTLEPVAAPPAATSGVRDGRPRWSHAVRMGLRYVQALAEADGRRLVRVRGDTPFHSLDDLIRRTRLDAGSLVELAESGAFAALGIDRRAALWDARALVRRRDMALPVEVRETSPLFDGLSHSEEIAWDYRASSHSTRGHPLSPMRPALREAGLPDARAVLAMRDGARVRYAGIAICRQTPGTASGVTFMTLEDETGFVNLVVWPAVMDEFAQVARTAVFLGVTGRIQRQHEIVHVIARKFWRPRLWPRVPDVASRNFR; encoded by the coding sequence ATGATGTACACGCCGCTGTGGTGCAAAACGCATTTTTCGTTTCTGGAAGGCGCGTCGTCCCCCGAAGAGCTGATCGAGACGGCCGCCCGCCTCGGTTTGACCGAGATCGCAGTGACCGACCGCGACGGCGTCTATGGAGTCGTAGAAGCCTACTCGGCCGCGAAGGAGCGGGGGGTCCGGCTCATCACGGGCGCGCAGGTCACCGTCGCCGAGCGCGTACCCGATACTCCGCTCCCAACGAAATTGAAGCCGGGGTCGAAGGCGCGGTCCCCGGTCCCCCTGTTGCGACCGGGCGACTCGACGCTGATTCTCCTTGCCGCGGACCGCGGAGGGTATGGGAACCTCTGCCGGCTGCTGACCGCCGGACGGCTGCGTTCCATGAAAGGCGTAAGCCGCGTGTCGTGGCGGGAGGTCGCGGAGCACGCCGCGGGACTGGTCGCGCTGTGGGGCGGGGAGACGAGCGCGCTTGCGGCGGCCGGCCCCGATCCGGACATCCCGGCGGCGCTCCTGCGCGAGGCGTTCGGCGACCGGCTGTACGCGCTCGTGGGGCGCCACCGGCGCGATCTCGAGGTGGTCCAAGAACGCCGGCTGCGCGACCGTGCGACCCGCCACGGACTACCTATCGTTGCGGGGCACGAGGTGCTGTACCACGCGCCGTCGCGCCGTCCTCTCCAGGACGTCGTCACGTGCATCCGGCACGGCATCGATCTCCCGGCGGCGGGGACGCGCATCAAGCCGAACGCCGAGCACGCGCTCAAAAACCGGGCTGAGTTTGCGGCGCTGTTCGCCGACGACCCCGACGCCGTCGCGCGGACCCGCGAGGTCGCCGAGCGGTGCACGTTTGCGCTCAACGAACTCCGGTACCGCTATCCGCTCGAGCGTCTGCCGGAAGGCACGACGTCGTCGGCGTGGCTGCGGACGCTCACCTTCGCCGGAGCGGCGGAGCGGTACGGCGGGCGCGTGCCGTCCGAAGTCGCCGCGCAGCTTGACCGGGAGCTCGAGATCATCGGCGATCTCGACTACGGGGGCTACTTTCTCACGATGCACGAGATCGTCCAGTACTGCCGGGCGCACGGCATCCTCTGTCAGGGCCGCGGGTCGGCGGCGAACTCCGCCGTCTGCTACTGCCTCGGCATCACCGCGGTGAACCCCGTCCGGACCGACCTGTTGTTCGAACGCTTTCTCTCGCGCGAGCGCGCCGAGCCGCCGGACATCGACCTCGACGTCCAGCACAACCGGCGTGAAGAAGTGATCCAGTGGGTCTACGAGACGTACGGCCGCGACCGCGCCGCGATGGTGGCCAACGTGATCCGCTACCGCTTCCGGTCGGCGGTGCGCGACGCGGGCAAGGCGCTCGGCCTGCCGCTCGTCGCGCTCGACCGCGTCGCAAAGCTCGTCTGGCACGAAGACGAGGCTACGTCGAAGCTGCTGCGCGACGCCGGCCTCGATCCCGCACGCCCGCTCCACCAGCATCTCGTCCGGATCGCCGGGGAGATGCAGGACATGCCGCGGCATCTTTCGATCCATCCCGGCGGCTTTCTCCTCGGCCACGAGCCGGTGTCCCAGATCGTCCCGATCGAGAACGCGACGATGCCGGACCGGACCGTGATCCAGTGGGACAAGGACAGTGTCGAGGGCATCGGACTGTTCAAGGTCGACGTGCTTGCGCTCGGCGGGCTTTCGCTCCTCGACATCGGGTTCCGGCTGCTCGATGAGCACGGGGTGCGCGCCGCCGGCGGCCGCGTCTTGTCGATGGCGACGATTCCCGAAGGGGACCGCGAGACCTACGAGATGATGTCGCGCGCGGACACGATCGGAGTTTTTCAGGTCGAGAGCCGCGCGCAGATGTCGATGCTGCCGCGCCTGCGGCCCAAGACCTTCGACGATCTCGTCGTCCAGATCTCGATCGTGCGCCCCGGTCCGATCGTCGGCGGCATGGTGCACCCGTACCTCCGGCGGCGCGCGGGCGAAGAGCCGGTCGAGTACCCGCATCCGTCGCTCGAGCCGGTGCTGGCGAAGACGCTCGGCGTCCCGATCTTCCAGGAGCAGGTGATCCGCATCGCGATGGTCGCGGCGGACTATACGCCCGGCGAGGCGGACCAACTGCGCCGCGACATGGCGGCGTGGCGCCGGTCCGGGCGGCTCGAGCGTCACCACGACCGTCTCGTCGGGGCGCTGGTGGCCAAAGGCGTGACAGCTGAGATGGCGGAGCGCGTTTTCGAGCAGATCAAGGGATTCGGGGAGTACGGATTTCCGTTGAGCCACGGGGCGAGCTTCGCGCTGATCGCCTATGCCACCGGCTACCTTAAGTGTCACCACCATCCCGAATTCACGTGCGGGCTGCTCAACGCGCAGCCGATGGGCTTTTACGCGCCGTCCACGCTCGTCGACGACGCGAAGCGCCACGGCGTCGAAGTCCGGCCGATCGATGTGACGGCGAGCGACTGGGACTGCACGCTCGAGCCGGTCGCGGCGCCGCCGGCGGCAACGTCCGGTGTGCGCGACGGCCGGCCGCGATGGTCCCACGCCGTCCGCATGGGCCTGCGTTATGTCCAGGCGCTCGCGGAGGCCGACGGCCGGCGGCTCGTGCGGGTACGCGGGGACACGCCGTTTCACTCACTCGACGATCTGATCCGCCGCACGCGGCTCGACGCCGGCTCGCTGGTCGAATTGGCGGAGAGCGGTGCGTTCGCGGCCTTGGGGATCGACCGCCGGGCGGCGTTGTGGGACGCGCGGGCGCTCGTCCGCCGCCGCGACATGGCGCTGCCGGTCGAGGTCCGCGAGACCTCGCCGCTGTTCGACGGGCTCAGCCACTCCGAAGAAATCGCGTGGGACTACCGGGCGTCGTCGCACAGCACACGCGGGCACCCGCTCTCGCCGATGCGGCCGGCGCTGCGAGAGGCCGGGCTGCCCGATGCCCGCGCGGTGCTCGCGATGCGGGACGGTGCGCGCGTCCGCTACGCGGGCATCGCGATCTGCCGGCAGACGCCGGGGACCGCGTCGGGGGTCACGTTCATGACGCTCGAAGACGAGACTGGATTCGTCAACCTGGTCGTCTGGCCCGCGGTGATGGACGAATTCGCGCAGGTGGCCCGGACGGCGGTCTTCCTCGGGGTCACGGGGCGCATCCAGCGGCAGCACGAGATCGTGCACGTCATCGCGCGGAAGTTCTGGCGGCCGCGCCTCTGGCCGCGCGTTCCCGACGTCGCAAGCCGGAATTTCCGCTGA
- a CDS encoding DNA polymerase Y family protein, protein MERLACAEIPALPLQLLLRERPEWRQHPSAVVAEDLPQSPVLWVNARARGGGVAPGLRYGSALAIVPELRAAPVAEAEIARAVDALTGTLRRFSPHVEPAIEEPGVFWLDASGLERLHASLTAWAELIRRALTRAGYEAAVAVGFTRFGTYAAARTAGRGVLVFDGPDDEETAVRRVRLRDLYLPPETVEALGRLGVRTVDDLLRLPPGGLLERFGPAAERLHRRASGDLWSPLVPRAAVDPVRRHITLDTAETDAQRLVFIIKHILDPLLARLASRGQALGALVVRLRLEREWSAHVIRPASPTLDAVRLVDLVRLRVGSIHLAAGVTEICLEAGGVPATPEQLALIAAQPARDLEAGMRALDRLRARYGDEAVVGAVLRDGHLPEARFGWVPMSYLPPPRPRRIEGLSLVRRVFARPVALPVPAVDVAVVAGPFVISGGWWAAPPREDGVREAHRTYYFMEGLRGELWWVFYDRTRRRWYVHGQVE, encoded by the coding sequence GTGGAGCGTCTGGCCTGCGCTGAGATCCCGGCGCTTCCGCTGCAGCTGCTGCTGCGCGAACGTCCGGAATGGCGGCAGCATCCCAGCGCGGTCGTCGCCGAAGATCTGCCGCAGAGCCCGGTCCTCTGGGTCAACGCCCGGGCGCGCGGCGGGGGCGTCGCGCCCGGGCTGCGCTACGGCTCCGCGCTCGCGATCGTCCCTGAACTTCGGGCCGCGCCGGTGGCGGAGGCGGAGATCGCGCGGGCCGTCGACGCCCTCACCGGGACGCTGCGCCGGTTTTCTCCCCACGTCGAGCCGGCGATCGAGGAGCCGGGCGTGTTTTGGCTCGACGCGTCGGGGCTCGAGCGTCTGCACGCGTCGCTGACCGCGTGGGCCGAGCTAATCCGGCGCGCGCTCACGCGTGCGGGATACGAGGCGGCCGTCGCGGTCGGGTTCACGCGGTTCGGGACGTACGCGGCGGCGCGGACGGCCGGCCGCGGCGTGCTGGTCTTCGACGGCCCGGATGACGAAGAGACCGCCGTCCGGCGGGTGCGCCTGCGCGATCTCTATCTGCCGCCGGAAACCGTAGAAGCGCTCGGGCGGCTCGGCGTGCGCACGGTGGACGATCTGCTGCGTCTGCCCCCCGGCGGGCTGCTGGAACGCTTCGGTCCGGCGGCGGAGCGCCTGCACCGGAGGGCATCGGGAGATCTCTGGTCGCCGCTGGTTCCGCGGGCCGCGGTCGATCCGGTGCGGCGCCACATCACGCTCGATACGGCGGAGACAGACGCGCAGCGCCTCGTGTTCATCATCAAGCACATCTTGGATCCGCTGCTGGCGAGGCTGGCGTCGCGCGGACAGGCGCTCGGCGCGCTCGTGGTGCGGCTGCGGTTGGAACGCGAGTGGTCCGCGCACGTCATTCGCCCCGCATCGCCGACGCTCGACGCGGTGCGCCTCGTCGATCTCGTGCGCTTGCGCGTGGGGAGCATCCATCTCGCGGCGGGCGTCACCGAGATCTGCCTGGAAGCCGGCGGCGTCCCGGCGACGCCCGAGCAACTTGCGTTGATCGCCGCGCAGCCGGCGCGTGATCTCGAGGCCGGCATGCGCGCGCTCGACCGGCTTCGCGCCCGGTACGGCGACGAGGCGGTGGTCGGCGCGGTGCTGCGCGACGGGCATCTGCCGGAAGCGCGATTCGGGTGGGTTCCGATGTCGTACCTGCCGCCCCCGCGGCCCCGGCGGATCGAGGGACTATCCCTCGTCCGCCGGGTCTTTGCCAGACCCGTGGCGCTGCCCGTTCCGGCCGTGGACGTTGCGGTCGTGGCCGGCCCGTTTGTTATCTCGGGAGGATGGTGGGCGGCCCCGCCGCGCGAGGACGGGGTACGTGAGGCCCACCGGACCTACTATTTTATGGAAGGCTTGCGGGGCGAGCTGTGGTGGGTGTTCTACGACCGGACCCGCCGACGCTGGTACGTTCATGGGCAGGTCGAGTAA
- a CDS encoding tetratricopeptide repeat protein has product MKPTRRRSGMLALALAALLAAGIGLAQAARAGRADPTRPFATLAAPLASAMGVSDRMGRVDRLYRYRFVRPPQGAISNLLRAEIAFYEGRLARNPDGALDRAGLAGAYLKEARVTGDLRWYLLAEQTARASLARLSINNDGALLTLARVGEARHDFADAMRLARAAGPSDQALPVIVTSSLATGDVPAAARTVRALLAADPSLRGYALRALVEIAQGRDAEAEADFRRALQLEEPEETASSTWVRSLYGRFLYRHGRFDEARALFTEALRILPQYPLALTDLAVLDLRQGRYEAAVDHLTRVVTVTRDAPNVYDHVVLRGVAQARDLQGRHTEAARFWSDAEARLRQDAASGAYGHRRELARLLLTRGRAADLPEVLRLMRQELAVRTDPDTLDTMAWALCRAGRWEEARRAEGAAMRWGVRDARYFYRAAQIARGLGDEVRARTYMGLVRATDPTFDARALDVALIGL; this is encoded by the coding sequence ATGAAACCGACGCGTCGCCGCTCCGGGATGCTCGCGCTCGCCCTCGCCGCGCTGCTCGCGGCCGGCATCGGTCTCGCCCAGGCCGCCCGCGCCGGGCGCGCGGACCCAACGCGCCCTTTCGCGACCCTAGCCGCTCCATTGGCATCGGCCATGGGCGTCTCTGACCGGATGGGTCGCGTCGATCGCCTGTACCGCTACCGCTTTGTACGGCCGCCGCAGGGGGCGATCTCGAATCTCCTGCGCGCCGAGATCGCGTTCTACGAAGGCCGACTCGCGCGCAATCCGGACGGCGCCCTCGACCGGGCCGGCCTCGCGGGCGCCTACCTCAAAGAGGCCCGAGTCACCGGGGACCTGCGATGGTACCTGCTCGCCGAACAGACGGCGCGCGCATCGCTGGCCCGGCTCAGCATCAATAACGACGGGGCCCTGTTGACGCTCGCGCGGGTGGGGGAAGCCCGCCACGATTTCGCGGACGCGATGCGCCTCGCCCGCGCGGCCGGGCCGAGCGATCAGGCGCTGCCGGTCATCGTCACGTCGAGCCTGGCCACCGGCGATGTGCCGGCGGCGGCCCGAACGGTGCGGGCGCTCCTCGCCGCGGATCCGTCGCTCCGGGGGTATGCGCTGCGGGCGCTCGTGGAGATCGCACAGGGCCGGGACGCGGAAGCCGAGGCCGACTTCCGCCGCGCGCTCCAGCTCGAGGAGCCGGAGGAGACCGCAAGCTCCACGTGGGTGCGCAGCCTGTACGGACGCTTCCTCTACCGGCACGGCCGGTTCGACGAGGCGCGGGCGTTATTCACCGAGGCGCTTCGAATTCTGCCCCAGTACCCTCTCGCACTCACGGACCTCGCCGTGCTCGACCTCCGGCAGGGCCGTTACGAGGCGGCCGTCGACCACCTGACGCGGGTGGTGACGGTAACCCGTGACGCCCCCAACGTCTACGACCACGTCGTCCTGCGCGGTGTCGCCCAGGCGCGCGATCTTCAGGGCCGCCACACCGAAGCGGCGCGGTTTTGGAGCGACGCCGAGGCGCGCCTGCGGCAGGACGCCGCCTCGGGCGCGTACGGGCACCGTCGGGAGCTCGCGCGTCTGCTGCTCACCCGCGGCCGGGCCGCCGATCTTCCCGAGGTGCTCCGTCTGATGCGGCAGGAGCTGGCCGTGCGCACCGATCCCGACACGCTCGACACGATGGCGTGGGCGCTGTGCCGCGCCGGACGGTGGGAGGAGGCGCGGCGCGCCGAGGGCGCGGCGATGCGCTGGGGGGTGCGGGACGCACGCTACTTCTATCGCGCGGCCCAGATCGCGCGGGGTCTCGGCGACGAGGTTCGGGCACGCACATACATGGGCCTCGTACGTGCGACAGATCCCACGTTTGATGCGCGCGCGCTTGACGTGGCCCTGATCGGCCTGTAG
- a CDS encoding sigma-70 family RNA polymerase sigma factor yields the protein MRGSQVSLVNAEDDEALLARVAEADSRAFEALYDRYSGRVYSIAMGMLRDAVRAQEVTQDVFFAIWRGARDFDRARGSARTWILSVAHHKSVDAVRRARRTPTVPLSETVAAETDVIEAAQARVDAGHVRRALEALSVEQRAAIVLAYYGGYTQQEIAQRLGVPLGTIKTRVRDGLIRLRSLLPSGTGSPQGETAR from the coding sequence ATGAGGGGGAGCCAAGTCTCACTGGTCAACGCCGAGGACGACGAAGCGCTTCTGGCGCGCGTGGCCGAGGCGGACTCCCGAGCCTTCGAGGCGCTGTACGATCGTTACAGCGGGCGGGTGTACTCGATCGCGATGGGGATGCTGCGTGACGCCGTGCGCGCCCAGGAAGTTACCCAGGACGTCTTCTTCGCGATCTGGCGTGGCGCCCGCGACTTCGATCGTGCGCGCGGCAGCGCGCGCACCTGGATCCTCTCGGTAGCCCACCACAAGAGCGTGGACGCGGTGCGCCGGGCGCGGCGCACCCCGACCGTACCGCTCTCCGAGACGGTGGCGGCGGAGACGGATGTCATCGAGGCGGCGCAGGCCCGCGTCGACGCGGGGCACGTGCGCCGGGCACTGGAGGCGCTGTCCGTCGAACAGCGGGCCGCGATTGTACTCGCGTACTACGGCGGCTATACGCAGCAGGAGATCGCGCAGCGGCTCGGCGTTCCGCTCGGCACGATCAAGACCCGCGTTCGCGATGGACTGATCCGGCTGCGCTCGCTGCTGCCGTCGGGGACAGGATCCCCGCAGGGGGAGACCGCCCGATGA
- a CDS encoding anti-sigma factor has product MRTHDDIRESLAAYALHILAADEAGEVEAHLAICEGCRRELAGFGTAAAALAEGFALQAAPDTLRRRALEAARAPKRDARGWGWGAALAAAAAVILVLAAVTVSLTQRLGALNGRIAAQTQALAVLADPASRIVTLSGSAAGSVRFVFDPATGRGALVARGLRDPGPDLVYQLWLVAGATPQSAGVFRPESGAPVIVAVGGNFPRYQAVAISIERGPNGATRPSAAPILVGKLGGG; this is encoded by the coding sequence ATGAGGACCCACGACGATATTCGCGAATCGCTGGCAGCCTATGCGCTGCACATACTGGCCGCCGACGAGGCGGGAGAGGTCGAGGCGCACCTCGCCATCTGCGAGGGATGCCGCCGCGAACTCGCGGGGTTCGGGACGGCGGCCGCGGCGCTCGCGGAGGGCTTTGCCCTTCAAGCGGCGCCGGACACGCTGCGCCGGCGCGCGCTCGAAGCGGCGCGGGCTCCAAAACGAGACGCGCGGGGCTGGGGTTGGGGCGCCGCCCTCGCCGCGGCCGCGGCGGTCATTTTGGTGCTCGCGGCGGTGACCGTGTCCCTCACGCAGCGTCTCGGCGCGCTCAACGGCCGCATTGCGGCGCAGACCCAGGCGCTCGCGGTCCTGGCCGATCCCGCCTCGCGCATCGTGACGCTCAGCGGCTCGGCGGCCGGCAGCGTGCGCTTTGTCTTCGATCCGGCAACCGGCCGCGGGGCGCTCGTTGCGAGGGGACTCCGCGACCCCGGCCCGGATCTCGTGTATCAACTGTGGCTGGTGGCGGGCGCGACTCCGCAGAGCGCGGGGGTGTTCCGTCCCGAGTCGGGCGCGCCGGTCATCGTGGCGGTGGGCGGCAACTTCCCGCGCTATCAGGCGGTCGCGATCTCAATCGAACGAGGACCCAACGGCGCGACGCGCCCTTCGGCGGCGCCGATTTTGGTCGGTAAGCTGGGCGGTGGATAA
- a CDS encoding DUF4331 family protein: MARSRWWLSALALVALAGLVITPRLLVASNHDDGELDMKGRALHTTDLFVFREADQNPGAGAGDLVLIMNVNPRSLPRQEYNFSTNAQYDFHITRAMNNDATPTGKTDAMLRFEFGAPAKDGSQPIKLTAWRDGAGSTAASGAARTTPLAAAGAPIVTPVNIAGGSISVFAGLREDPFFFDVEQFFRVRAGALGMGPKVGFREPGYDFTAGYNVLSIAARVPRAWLAGSTGATTFDVWTTVSVGGKQVARLGRPAIGEGLLTTTAYQNALNGVGPEFEAAALAGHKAEAEAAGPIVAEAKKTLMAFGNDDKRATALILAFLPDVMRIDTTGPSGYAAALNAKGSPIRGRKITDDVIHVTLSVVTNGAVKTDNVTYAGPNGGGSGHKPLLTSFPYLAEPN; this comes from the coding sequence ATGGCTCGATCCAGATGGTGGCTCTCCGCCCTCGCGCTTGTCGCGCTGGCGGGCCTCGTAATCACGCCCCGGCTGCTCGTGGCCTCCAACCATGACGACGGCGAGCTCGATATGAAAGGCAGGGCGCTGCACACGACGGACCTCTTCGTGTTCCGCGAGGCGGACCAGAATCCTGGCGCGGGCGCCGGTGACCTGGTGCTCATCATGAACGTCAACCCGCGGTCGCTGCCGCGGCAGGAGTACAACTTCAGCACCAACGCCCAGTACGACTTCCATATCACGCGGGCGATGAACAACGACGCGACGCCGACCGGGAAGACCGACGCGATGCTGCGGTTCGAGTTTGGCGCTCCGGCGAAGGACGGCTCGCAGCCGATCAAGCTCACGGCGTGGCGGGACGGCGCCGGCAGTACCGCCGCGAGTGGCGCGGCACGCACCACGCCGCTCGCCGCGGCGGGCGCGCCGATCGTGACGCCGGTCAATATCGCGGGCGGATCGATCTCCGTGTTTGCCGGACTGCGCGAGGATCCGTTCTTCTTCGACGTCGAGCAGTTCTTCCGTGTCCGGGCGGGAGCGCTGGGAATGGGCCCGAAGGTCGGGTTCCGCGAGCCCGGGTACGACTTCACGGCCGGCTACAACGTGCTCTCGATCGCGGCGCGCGTGCCGCGGGCATGGCTCGCGGGATCGACCGGCGCAACGACATTTGACGTCTGGACAACCGTCAGCGTCGGCGGCAAGCAGGTCGCCCGCCTCGGCCGGCCGGCTATCGGCGAAGGGCTGCTTACCACGACGGCCTACCAGAATGCGCTCAACGGCGTGGGGCCGGAGTTCGAAGCGGCCGCGCTCGCGGGGCACAAGGCGGAGGCGGAGGCCGCGGGGCCGATCGTCGCCGAGGCCAAGAAAACGCTGATGGCGTTCGGCAACGACGACAAGCGCGCGACGGCGCTCATCCTGGCATTTCTGCCCGACGTAATGCGCATCGACACGACGGGCCCGAGCGGCTACGCGGCAGCGCTGAACGCGAAGGGCAGCCCCATTCGCGGCCGCAAGATCACCGACGACGTGATTCACGTGACGCTCTCGGTGGTGACGAACGGCGCGGTGAAGACCGACAACGTGACGTACGCCGGTCCAAACGGCGGCGGCAGCGGGCACAAACCCCTGCTCACGTCCTTCCCGTACCTCGCGGAACCGAACTAG
- a CDS encoding SRPBCC family protein, with amino-acid sequence MDARVDPRSPGSLPRGLWNYYFCEEWRVAASIDRAWTAIRDLEAYPRWWREFVEVKRLNDLDGVGSQVAVHAKAALPYHMYFNLEAIVEERPRLAIVRVRGDLNGEMRWRLEPDPEFVAAGGAGTHLIFDESVRTGKPLLNVLAPLFKPLFAWNHKVMMANGERGLRRYLGAQP; translated from the coding sequence ATGGACGCACGCGTCGATCCGCGATCCCCCGGTTCGCTGCCCCGCGGCCTTTGGAACTACTATTTCTGCGAGGAGTGGCGGGTTGCGGCGTCGATTGACCGCGCGTGGACGGCGATCCGGGATCTCGAAGCCTACCCGCGCTGGTGGAGGGAGTTTGTTGAGGTCAAGCGGCTCAACGATCTGGACGGTGTCGGATCGCAGGTGGCCGTCCACGCGAAGGCGGCGCTGCCGTATCACATGTATTTCAACCTCGAAGCCATCGTCGAAGAGCGGCCGCGCCTGGCCATCGTCCGGGTCCGGGGCGATCTCAACGGCGAGATGCGCTGGCGCCTCGAGCCGGATCCCGAGTTCGTGGCCGCGGGCGGCGCCGGCACGCACCTGATCTTCGACGAATCCGTGCGAACCGGCAAACCGCTGCTGAACGTCTTGGCTCCGCTCTTCAAGCCGCTGTTCGCGTGGAACCACAAAGTGATGATGGCGAACGGCGAACGAGGCCTGCGGCGGTACCTCGGCGCGCAGCCGTAA
- a CDS encoding HupE/UreJ family protein, whose amino-acid sequence MTRRILFYGVLIAALAARWFLGGFGVAEAHWADQAAAEIAVTGSQARVTLTVPTGLVAFAGGPRGDRLAGDDIRARRAALRRILAAHVRLSARLRTPGGGVREGVLAVQPFAGTPAAASGPAGFAPSTHTTLALIYTWPGPIDSLSIRYDLFPSGASTASCLVTVLADGRVHNTVFTPGHEEDTIALGAPAVWRAAGGFVLMGIEHILTGYDHLLFLASLLMVGATLPQLLKIVTAFTVAHSITLSLAVLGIVDLPSRWVESAIALSITYVAAENIWRGRASLGSRWLVTFGFGLVHGLGFASALTELHLPRANLAASLVGFNLGVEIGQLSVILLATLALDAIRQYGWAPVFRRRVSAAAALTGFVWFVQRVFGA is encoded by the coding sequence ATGACGCGGCGCATTCTGTTCTACGGCGTGCTGATCGCCGCGCTGGCGGCGCGGTGGTTCCTCGGCGGCTTCGGGGTCGCCGAGGCGCACTGGGCCGATCAGGCGGCGGCCGAGATCGCGGTGACCGGATCGCAGGCGCGGGTCACGCTGACGGTGCCGACCGGTCTCGTCGCGTTCGCCGGCGGCCCCCGCGGGGACCGTCTGGCCGGCGACGATATTCGCGCCCGCCGCGCCGCGCTCCGGCGAATCCTCGCCGCGCACGTCCGGCTGTCCGCCCGGCTGCGGACGCCCGGGGGCGGTGTCCGGGAGGGCGTGCTCGCGGTGCAGCCGTTCGCCGGGACGCCTGCGGCGGCGTCGGGACCGGCCGGGTTCGCCCCGTCGACCCACACCACGCTTGCGCTCATCTACACGTGGCCCGGGCCGATCGACTCGCTCTCGATCCGCTACGATCTGTTCCCGTCCGGCGCCTCGACCGCGAGCTGTCTTGTGACCGTCCTCGCCGACGGCCGGGTCCACAACACGGTCTTCACGCCGGGACACGAGGAGGACACGATCGCGCTGGGCGCCCCCGCCGTGTGGCGGGCGGCCGGCGGCTTCGTGCTGATGGGGATCGAGCACATCCTGACGGGTTACGATCACCTGCTGTTCCTGGCGAGTCTGCTTATGGTCGGTGCGACGCTCCCGCAGCTGCTCAAGATCGTGACGGCGTTTACAGTCGCGCACTCGATCACGCTGTCGCTCGCGGTGCTCGGCATCGTCGATCTCCCGTCCCGGTGGGTGGAGAGCGCGATCGCGCTCAGCATCACGTACGTGGCGGCCGAGAACATCTGGCGGGGCCGGGCATCGCTCGGGTCGCGGTGGCTGGTTACGTTCGGCTTCGGGCTGGTCCACGGCCTCGGCTTCGCATCCGCGCTGACGGAGTTGCACCTGCCGCGTGCCAACCTCGCCGCGTCGCTGGTCGGATTCAATCTCGGCGTGGAGATCGGTCAATTGTCGGTGATCCTGCTGGCGACCCTCGCCCTCGACGCGATCCGGCAGTACGGCTGGGCGCCGGTCTTCCGCCGCCGGGTATCCGCCGCGGCCGCGCTGACGGGCTTCGTGTGGTTCGTGCAGCGGGTATTCGGCGCCTGA